DNA sequence from the Sphingomonas sp. genome:
CTTCCCCTTCCGGCACGGTCAGCGTCCCGGCCAGCGTCACGCCCGGCGCGCGCGGATTGTCGAAACGCGCCTCCTCGGTGCGATAGGGGAAAGGCGGCTGGGGCAATTGCGGCCGCGCGCGCGGCCCGGTCGGCGCGGCATCGCGCGCGAAGGCCAGCGCGGTATCGGGGTAGCCCGGGAGGCGCCAGGTGCCGGCGATGCGCGCACCGTCCCCCGACAATATGCCCTGGAAGCTCGCGCCCGACGCCGGCACGGTGAAGGCCACGTCCCGCCCCTCGCGGGTCAGGCCGGTCACCGGCAGGCCCATCGCCATCATGTCGGGCGCATCGAACGCGGCGATCGTGCCGCCCGGGCCGGTGGCGATGCGCACGATCAGCCGCAGATCGACGCCGTTGCGGTTGACGACGCCCCGCCATGCGCCGTCCAGCCCCTCGATGACCGGCCGCGACTCCCCGGCGCCGCGGGCGAAATCGAGCGGCAGCCCGCCGCCCTGGCTGAACGTGCCGGAGAAGATCTGGCGGTCGGGCTGCCAGTGTCCCTCGTAGCGCGCGCCGATCGCGGGAATCGAGAAGGTCAGCCGCCCGTCGGCGATCGCGATCGGCGAAACCGGGATTTTCTGTCCCGGGGCCTGATCCAGGCTCTCCAGCTCGGCGGCGAGCGCGCCGTCGTCGCTTTGGCTGATCGTCAGCAGCAAGCGCAATTCGCCACCCGGGATCGCCAGGGTGCCGTGCCAGTCGCCGGTCCAGCCCTGCTCGGCGCGGGCGGCGGGCGTCAGCAGTAAGACGGCGAGAACGAGGCCGATCATCGCGAGAATGCGGGGCGGTATCCGGACGAAAAGCGTCATGTTCTTCTCCTCATGCATTGCCGGACGCCGATCTCGACGACGCGCAGCGCAGGCCGACCAGAATCAGGCCGGCCGCGACGGGGATCATCGAGAGGAGCGTCGCCCGGTCGATCGGCGCGAGCGCCCAGACCAAAGCGTGGGCGAGGCCGGCGATCACGAAGACCCGGCCGGAAAAGCGGATGAACGCCTGCTTGCGCGCCGGCCGCGGGGACTCCGGATCGTAACGGACCAGTTGCTTCGGGGCGATATTGCCGTAGGCGGCAAGGATCAGCCCGATCGCCACGCCGGACAGGCGTTGCCCCAGCCCCGCGTCCAGAACGTCCGCCGCTCCCAGGAGCGGGAGGGCGATGAGCAAGGCGGCGCCGGCCAGCGCGTAGGCGAGCTCTCTTTGTCTCTGCGTCATGCTTCTTCTTCCTTTTCCTTCTTTTCCCCGGCGGACGCGGCCTCGCCGCGCGCCATGTCGAGCCCGACGGCTTGGGCGAGCTCCATCAGCGCCTCCTCCAGCACCGACATCCGCAGGCGGTAGATGATCGACTTGCCGTGCTTGCTGGCATCGATCAGGCCCGCCTCGCGCAGCACCGCGAAATGGGCCGACATGGTCGGCTTGGAGACGTCGAACCGGTCCGCCAGTTCGCCCGCGCTCATCGGCCGTTCGCGCAGCAAGGCCAGCACCCGACGGCGGGTCGGATCGGCGAGGGCTTTGAACACGCTGCTCATGATTCGATATTTAGCTATTTATCGAATTGAGTCAAACACACATGGCTTGCCTCCTCGCGCCGAAGCCGCCTAACCCGTCCCCGTGCTCGATCGCATCCTCCCAGACCGGTTCATCCTCTGGCTGATCGCGGCGGTCGCGCTCGCGGCGCTGCTACCCGTCGCGGGACATGGGGCCGGGGCGCTCGACTGGGTCACCTATGCGGCGATCTTCTCGCTCTTCTTCCTGCACGGCGCGCGCCTGCCGCGCGAGGCGCTGATCGCGGGCGTCACCGGCTGGCGGCTGCATCTCGCCATCCTGGCGCTCACCTTCATCGCCTTCCCGGCGATCGGCATCGCTCTGGCGCGCGCCTTTCCCGGCCTGCTGTCGCCGGAATTGTGGACCGGCATCCTCTATCTCTGCGCCCTGCCCTCCACCGTGCAGACCTCGATCGCCTATACCTCGATCGCGCGCGGCAATGTCGCCGGGGCGGTCGCGGCGGCGGCCTTTTCCAACCTGCTCGGCGTGTTCCTGACCCCCTTCCTGGTCGCGGCGATGCTGCAGGCGGAGGGGAGCGAGATCGCCTTGGGCGGCATCTGGCGGATCGTCGCTTTGCTCTTCCTCCCCTTCCTGCTCGGCCACGCGCTGCGGCCGTTCGTCGCGCCGCGAATCGAAGGAAAGCCCCGGCTGACGACCATCGTCGACAAGGGCACGATCCTGCTCGCCGTCTACGGCGCCTTTTCCGCCGCGACGGTCGAGGGCGTGTGGAGCCGCATCCCGCCGGGCGAGATCGCCGTGCTGTCGGCGCTGCTCGCCGCCCTGCTCATCTTCGTCCTCGCGCTGGCCTGGGCGGTGGGCCGCTGGGGCGGCTTCACACATGAGGACCGCGCGGCGATCCTGTTCTGCGGCTCGGTGAAGGGGCTGGTGAGCGGCGTGCCGATGGCGCGCATCCTGTTTCCCGGCCCGATGGCGGGGATCGTGATCGTGCCGATCATGATCTTCCACGCCATCCAGCTCGTCGTCGGCGCCTGGATCGCCGGGTCGATGGGGCGTGAGGCGAAGGCGCAAGGTCAATGATCGCAACCGATATCGGGTCCGCCCTTGGAATGTAGGATTTGCTCTGTCAGAATCGTGGCGACTTGGAGCGACCATGATTTTCGGCCCCTTGCGTCCTCTTCTCCTTTCATTGCGTCTCGAACATCCTTGGCCGGGGGCGACTCGTCCCCGACGTGGCGTCAGGTTCGTCAACTTCCGCGCCCTGCGATCCGGCGATCGGGGCCATGCGGACGAAACGCTAGATCGTCTGGCCGCGATACAGGCCGCGCACGGTCTTGAGCCGCGCGATGCCCTCGGCCAGCACGTCCGGCCGCTTGGCGAAGCACAGGCGGATCACGTTGCGCACCGGATTTTCCGCGTAGAAGGCGGACAAAGGAATCGCCGCCACCCCCGCCTCGCGCACTGCCCGCTCGCAGAAGGTCGTGTCGTCGGCGTCGATGCCGGACGCGGCGAGATCGACGGTGAGGAAATAGCTGCCTTCCGCCGTCAGCACCGCGAAGCCCGCCGCTTCCAGCCCCGCGCGCAGCCGGTCGCGTCCCTCGGCGAAGCCGGCGCGCATCGCGGCATAATAATCGTCGCCCTTTCCCAGCCCCCAGGCGACCGCGCTCTGCAGATTGGGCGGCGTCGTGAAGGTGACGAATTGATGGGCGCGAGCAACGGCGTCGATCAACGGCGGCGGTGCCACCGCCCAGCCCACTTTCCAGCCGGTCAGCGAGAAGATCTTGCCCGCCGATCCGACCTTCACGGTTCGCTCGGCCATGCCGGGCAGCGACGACAGTGGGACATGCCGGCGTCCATCGAACGCGACATGCTCCCACACCTCGTCGGCCAATGCGATCGCATCCGCCTTCACGCAGGCTGCGGCGATCAGCCCCAATTCCTCCGCGTCGAACATCCGCGCCGTGGGATTGTGCGGATTGTTGAGGATGACGAGCCGCGTCCGCTCGGTGAACGCCTCGGCCAGCGCTGCTTCGGTGATCTGCCAGTCCGGCGGGGTCAGCCGCACCAGCTTCGGCACCCCGCCGGCGCGCTTCACCAGCGGCAGATAGGCATCGTAGAGCGGCTGGATCAGCACCACCTCGTCGCCCGGCGACACCAGCGCCAGCATGCTCGCGGCCAGCGCCTCCGTCGCGCCCGAAGTCACGACGATATGCGCCGGATCGACCTCGATCCCCTGATGCGCCCGGTAATGCGCCGCCACCGCTTCGCGCAGCTCCGGCAGGCCGCGCATCGGCGGATATTGGTTGGAGCCGGCCGCCAGCGCCTCGGCGGCCTTCGCGATCACATCGTCGGGCCAGCCGAAATCGGGAAAGCCTTGCCCCAGATTGATCGCATCATGTTCGCGGGCGAGGCCGGACATATGCTCGAAGATCGAGGTCGGCATCTCGGCGAAAAGCGGGTTCATGTCGCTTTCTTAGGGGTCGCCGCAGTGTCCAGGCAAAGGAAAAGGCCCGGAGCGACTGGCTCCGGACCTTCCCCGAGGGCATCGGGCAGGAGGGTTGCCCTCGACCCCCTGTTGTCGTCAGCGCGGATCGCGGCGCGCCTCGGCATTGCCCGACGCATTGCCGGACGCCGAACCGCCGACCGAAGCCGAGCCGGCCGTGTCGCGGACACGGGACACCGTATCGTCGGCGCGGTTGCGGACCTGACCGACCTTGTTCTGGGCGGTGTTGCGGACGCTGTCGGCCGTGTTGCGGGCCGTATCTACGGTGCCGCGCACCCGTTCGCGGGCGCCGCCGACCGTCTCTCGCACCGCATCGGTGCCGATCAGCTGGGCGTCGCCGCCGGCTTCGCCCGAGGCGCTGCCGCCGGCATTGCCGTTCAGGCCGACCGAACCGAGCGCGCCGCTGGTGGCACTGCCGAGGACGCCGCTGCCTTCGGCATTGCCCGAAGCGCGGGCATTGGCTCGACCCGAACGGCGATCGACATTGCGCTCGATGCGCGAGTCGGCGCGACCGTTGAGCGTGCCATTGACCGTCTGGTTGACGCCGCCGAGCGGGCCGGCCAGCGTGCCGCCGAGGCCGCCGCCCAGACCGCCGCCAACGCCGCCCAGAAGCTGAGCCGAAGCGGGCGCCGCCGCGAGGATCGCGCAGCCGGCGATGAGCTTGATGGTGAGTTTCATCTCTCGTCTCCCATGTCTTGCGAGGACGATTTCCGTCCTCCTGACCGGCTAACGAGAGCGCGATCGGGTTTAATCCCGGACCGCCGAAAGAATTTATCGAAGCGGCGTCCGGCAAGCCCCGCAGATCACGCCGCGGCCGAGGCCCCGCCCTCTCGGGCTGGCCTCGGAGTCGAGCGCGGCGATCGGGTTTTGCGCCCCGAGATGTCCGGCCAGTCGCCCGGCGACGAGCGGTGCGGCATAGGAGGTGCCCCGCACCGCCGCCACGCGCCCGTCCGGGGCGGCGGCGGCCATGTCGGCGCCCGGCGCGGCATAATCGAGATGGCGCGCCCGCCCCGCCTCGATCAGCGGCCGGTTGCGGGCGTCCACGCCGGTCACCGCGATCACGCCGGGATAGGAGGCGGGATAGGCCGGCGGCGCGGCCGGGCCGTCATTGCCGACCGCCGCGACGATATGGATGCCGCGCCCGCGCGCTTGGGCGACGGCGCGCTCGACCAGCGGATTGGGGGGGCCGACCAGGCTGACCGTCACCACCCGCACCCGCTGCTGTGCCAACCAGCCGAGCGCGCGGGCCAGCGCCACCGCATTGCCACCGCCCGGGTCGCTGCCATAGACATCCGCGACCAGCAACGGCCGGCCCGGTGCCGCGCCGCGCACCGCGCCCTGCCCCGCGATCAGCGAGGCGACCGCCGTGCCGTGCGCGCTCGGCCGGGGGGCGCCCTGCGCGAAACCCTGTTGCCGCACCGCGCCGCGCAATGCCGGATGCGCGGCCACGCCGCCGTCGATCATGCCCACCGCCGCCGCGCCGCCGCCCGAACCCTGGGCCAGCGCGCCGGTGGCCGCCCCGCCCGCGCCGCTCCGGTCGTGCAGGTGATTGGCGGCGAAGCTGCCGTCCGGCGCGATCCGGCGCAGCCGCGACAACGCCCTATCCACCGACCAGCCGCGCGGCACGCGCAAGGTCACGGCGCGCAGCTCCAGGCCCTCGATCGCCTCTTCGCTTATCCGCGCGAAGCCCGCCGCCTCCACTGCCGCCAGCACGGTTGCGTCGGGATCGATCGCGATCACCTCCCCGCGCAAGGCCGGGCCGAGATCGGTCATCTCCAGCAGATCCGGATAGGCCCGCACCAGCTCCCGCTGCCGCAGCAGTCGCGCGCTGGCCAGCTCGCGGGCGCTGGTCCGAACATTGTCGATGGCACGCGTTGCGTCGTTCACCACGTCCCGGCCGACCCGCCCGACATCATCGATCACAT
Encoded proteins:
- a CDS encoding SdpI family protein; the encoded protein is MTQRQRELAYALAGAALLIALPLLGAADVLDAGLGQRLSGVAIGLILAAYGNIAPKQLVRYDPESPRPARKQAFIRFSGRVFVIAGLAHALVWALAPIDRATLLSMIPVAAGLILVGLRCASSRSASGNA
- a CDS encoding winged helix-turn-helix transcriptional regulator; translation: MSSVFKALADPTRRRVLALLRERPMSAGELADRFDVSKPTMSAHFAVLREAGLIDASKHGKSIIYRLRMSVLEEALMELAQAVGLDMARGEAASAGEKKEKEEEA
- a CDS encoding bile acid:sodium symporter — encoded protein: MLDRILPDRFILWLIAAVALAALLPVAGHGAGALDWVTYAAIFSLFFLHGARLPREALIAGVTGWRLHLAILALTFIAFPAIGIALARAFPGLLSPELWTGILYLCALPSTVQTSIAYTSIARGNVAGAVAAAAFSNLLGVFLTPFLVAAMLQAEGSEIALGGIWRIVALLFLPFLLGHALRPFVAPRIEGKPRLTTIVDKGTILLAVYGAFSAATVEGVWSRIPPGEIAVLSALLAALLIFVLALAWAVGRWGGFTHEDRAAILFCGSVKGLVSGVPMARILFPGPMAGIVIVPIMIFHAIQLVVGAWIAGSMGREAKAQGQ
- a CDS encoding aminotransferase codes for the protein MNPLFAEMPTSIFEHMSGLAREHDAINLGQGFPDFGWPDDVIAKAAEALAAGSNQYPPMRGLPELREAVAAHYRAHQGIEVDPAHIVVTSGATEALAASMLALVSPGDEVVLIQPLYDAYLPLVKRAGGVPKLVRLTPPDWQITEAALAEAFTERTRLVILNNPHNPTARMFDAEELGLIAAACVKADAIALADEVWEHVAFDGRRHVPLSSLPGMAERTVKVGSAGKIFSLTGWKVGWAVAPPPLIDAVARAHQFVTFTTPPNLQSAVAWGLGKGDDYYAAMRAGFAEGRDRLRAGLEAAGFAVLTAEGSYFLTVDLAASGIDADDTTFCERAVREAGVAAIPLSAFYAENPVRNVIRLCFAKRPDVLAEGIARLKTVRGLYRGQTI
- a CDS encoding S8 family serine peptidase — protein: MRTRNLMRWAVAAALLLAPDMASQAQLLPPVPPVPPVGDVIDDVGRVGRDVVNDATRAIDNVRTSARELASARLLRQRELVRAYPDLLEMTDLGPALRGEVIAIDPDATVLAAVEAAGFARISEEAIEGLELRAVTLRVPRGWSVDRALSRLRRIAPDGSFAANHLHDRSGAGGAATGALAQGSGGGAAAVGMIDGGVAAHPALRGAVRQQGFAQGAPRPSAHGTAVASLIAGQGAVRGAAPGRPLLVADVYGSDPGGGNAVALARALGWLAQQRVRVVTVSLVGPPNPLVERAVAQARGRGIHIVAAVGNDGPAAPPAYPASYPGVIAVTGVDARNRPLIEAGRARHLDYAAPGADMAAAAPDGRVAAVRGTSYAAPLVAGRLAGHLGAQNPIAALDSEASPRGRGLGRGVICGACRTPLR